One Pseudomonadota bacterium genomic region harbors:
- a CDS encoding type II toxin-antitoxin system VapC family toxin, translated as MYLLDSNVCIHLLNERHAGIERNFRSRSPAEIALCSIVKAELFFGARYSQRVSANLQRLKQFFAPLASLPFDDRCAEEYGQIRAELTAGGRLIGPNDMLIAAIARAYDAILVTHNTNEFSRIVGIRIEDWEG; from the coding sequence ATGTATTTACTCGACAGCAATGTATGTATTCATCTGCTCAACGAAAGGCATGCCGGTATCGAGCGTAATTTCCGTTCCCGTTCTCCTGCAGAAATCGCTTTATGCAGTATTGTCAAAGCGGAACTGTTTTTTGGCGCCAGGTACAGTCAGAGGGTGAGTGCCAATCTCCAACGCTTAAAACAGTTCTTTGCGCCCCTGGCAAGTTTACCATTCGATGACCGCTGTGCCGAAGAATATGGCCAGATCCGGGCGGAATTGACCGCCGGGGGAAGATTGATCGGTCCGAATGATATGCTGATTGCCGCAATTGCGCGTGCATATGATGCAATTCTGGTGACTCATAATACCAATGAGTTCAGTCGGATTGTGGGTATCAGAATTGAGGATTGGGAAGGTTAG